A region of the Saccharomyces cerevisiae S288C chromosome II, complete sequence genome:
AAATTTCTTGTAGTCAGCGTTATTTCTTCTATAGGCTTCACCATTTTTGTAATTTCCAGCACTAGTAGAGACGGCGCTAGAAGGTGAGGATGTGCGCGGAGTGTTGATGTTTTGTTTACAGTTTTGACATTGGATATATATTTGCCGGGGCTTTATGTCTGCAGTTAATACACCAGTTTTAGTTCTCGATAATTTTGATCTTAAAACATCGAACCTGGCTCGCATGGAGAATAATTCCCACGATTTAAGCATATCTCTATAAGTTTGTATCCATTCATCTACTCGTTGGTCGCGGAAATATCTAGGGGAGCCGAAAATTGATATCAGTGCGGCACTCTGAACATCGCTGGTTTTATTAACGTATGATTGCAGTAGATCGATACCATTAGGTGTTATTCCGGTGAGAATTAAACCTTCTAATTCGCCGTTTTCAATAACTGTAGATGAAGTTCTATCTAAGAAAGTGGTTAGGTCTGTATCATTCAAAAACCTTAGAGCTACCCCTAATCGTTCTCTCAAAGATATGGCAGGTTCATAAAGAATATCCCACCAATCATTGTCTGCGATAAAGGCGAAAATAACTCTCAAGTAAGGATCATCTAATTCGGAGGACATTTTTCTGCATTGCTGCCTCCATGCATTGTTACCTGGCAGATCCTTATACGCCAAGTAACCTGCAATAGCGGTGGCAATTAGTCTcaatctttccttttttgcAGATCCCAATATTTCTACAGCCTTTGGGATATCACCAAAAAATACCGCCCAAGCGGCAGCTTTTTCATAATGGCCGTTTTTCATAATTATGTTGTACTTGTCTTCATAATCAGATCTGGAAAGGTCCCATCCTGAGATAATTAAACAGAGTCTTCTCTGAACGTACTTTGGTGAACCAGCGGCATTGGCAATAGGACTGTTCCGATCCctatttttccttcttagtttgatgattttttccatttctttatttagTTGTTTATCAGAAAGAATTGTCTCTTGTCTATATCTGTCTTGGTTCGATATTCCGTTTATACCATTCCAAATACCTATCACACCTTCGTAACCTAAGTCAAGATCACCAGAAACCATCGTACCATCGTCAACAGAAGCCTTTGCAATCGCGATCCACCTCCATGTGTTCCTTATATAAGCATTGTTTTGTAGATTTTTAGAAGAATCAATCATCTCTACCGTGTTCATTGGATCCAAACCATATCCCAATGAAGCTCGCGTCCTCATTATTACACTTATATCTTTTTCCAGAAGTTTTTCTGGCTTCCAGAACAGTTCAAATCCACGCTTACTGTCAAGGACATCATTACTCCCttcattttcctcttcaCTCAACTCGGAGTACtcaatttcattattagGTTCATCATGTCCAGACGGAAAGTAATCTTCGCTAACATCTAAATCCTCAAACGATAGATTCTTTAGGATTGTTTTTACATTCTCTAAGTTGGACTTTTCATGCTCATTGTTGACTCTAATTTCATCTATCTcagtattttcaaaatttgacaaTAAGAGAGAGTTCCTATTATTGAGTATAGCCTTGGAGCATACCTCTGAAATTGGCATTCTGTATATTGTTCCCGATTGTCTCATACAGATTAGACTTGTTCCATTATTACTTCTTGGAATATAATCAAATGTAGCAACTCTATCGTACATCGTATTTGTGTCATGCACGGAAGAAACAAACAAATTCTCAATATTCATCTCGTTATCGTCATCTGCCGCAATATCACGATTGCTATCGCAGTAATAGCCTAACCTCCATCTTTTGATGGTATCACCTCTATGTAAGGTGGCAAATTCATTGTTCCTCACACATGACCACCTAAAGCAAGAGTTCATGTATTTCCTTGACGCTGCACCGGATCCaaccaatttttcaaaagttaaTAAAGGGGAAGCTACATTTAAATCACCAAGTGAAGCTTGGTCAGATAATTTTCTCCTATCCCAAATAGCTAAGGTCCCATCATCCCCATAAGTACTAAATTGCCAATCGTTAAACGGGTTCAGTTTGATATCATACGTCAATCGTGTCGGATGTTGATAAATTGGGTTGGGGGATCTGACgtcaatttctttcaaaaatttcgTACTTGCAGCCAATACACTGGTATCGTTGAGGAACTTTAGGGATACTATGCTTTCATTTGTGCAATAACTAAACATTGGGTTGATAGTTTCATGCGAATCATCATGATAATTCATGTCCCAAATTTGTAAAGATGAATCATGCTTATTTCTGTCAAGACCCATTGCTATAAGACCATTCGTATTTATTCCCAGAGAGTTTATACACCGCTGCTTCTTTGCTCGTACACGTATATCATAATTGGTTTCTGAAACAGGGTACCCTTGGGTATCCTTTAAATTTGAGACAGATCCAACTATATTTTCCGCCTGAGCTGCCTTACCACCGCTGGCATTTGTCATAGAAGTCTCGTTATTGGCATTTAAGCCCACTGGCGCATGGCTCGCTGGCGATGAGGAATTTTGTCCAGAGATATTAAAAATCCTTAAATATCCATTCTTTTCACCAACTCCAATCATACCAATTTCTGATTCTGAATAGTCTAAGCAGGTGATACTGCCGAAGTCTTTCACAGTGTGTAATTTAATAATTGATTCATCAGATTCATTTTCCGGATCCACTTTATAGTGGGTCACTTCATCTCTTGTAGGGTTCACTGAAAGATAATCAATCAAATTATCATATGACCAATGGGTCACTTTTTTGATGAGACCCATGTTTATTCTTCTATACGTTCGTGATACTGCACTTACGACTACCAGTAACATCAGAATAACCATAGAGCTTATGCTATCTTGAAATATATCATCGCCGTAAAGTATGATGTGTAGCGCATTAGTCTTCTGCATTCATATTATCAGTGGTATACCGTTTGGTATATGCTTTCCAATCATGAAGTGTTGGCTCTACTCTATATAAATTCGACATCCATTGATTTTCTCAATAAATGAGTTACCCAAGTAAGCTTTCCATTGATACAAGTGATCTACATTCTTGCGACGCCAAATTATAAAGCACTAAAAATCATATCATACCCAATTGCGGGCAGCAcatgtatatattataCACTACTTATAACTAACCTTCTTCATATATAACAATATGCCTGATAATACTAATGCATTTAAATCATAtcatgaaagaaaattacaTGGGTTTTATTGACATAATTGCATTTAGAATACATAAAATTCTAAAGAATTAATATATCCAAAGTATTAGACATAACCAAGAATAATAGTGAATAATTTTAGATTTTGTTACATATAATTCTGCTTGCCTATCTCTTCCACTCTTTTCAAAACGTTGCATGTAAGCGTTACTAATATTCCGCTTTATTTTGTTGCAATtcctaattttttcattacaTTATCTTGCGAGTACGGAAGCGATTAACGTTCTCCCAATAGAAGGAACAAACATAGATATTGAAGTTTTACTGCTTTTGCTTACCTgacctttttcaaatttaattttttcccGCTAATAAGACCATAAACTACCCCGAACCAAATTCTAAAAGATAGTCAGCTGGATTAGAGTTGTCATCTCCAAACATTAATTTTGCATTATCTTCGGCTTCAATCAAATCGCCTGATAAGAACTCCTTTAATTCTTCATGAATGTTTGTATGTGGATGACTCTCCATAGTGCCAGCATGATTGTGGTTACCGACCGAATCATATAACGGTGGCTCCCAATTGTGCAATTCAGCCTTACTATTTTGTTCATTCATCAAAGCATTTGGGACAGATCTAATATCTATAATTCTTTCCTCACTATTCTCGCTATTATTTTGCCCCGAACTGGCATGGTGGTTATTGGTAAAAGGAGATAATGCTGCGACagaacttttcttctcttccaattcttttATCTTCGCCAATAACGCCTTCTTTTTTCGTGCTTgtatttctaaaatttcGGCCAGGTATTGTAAATATTCGACCGTTCTATCCAAAATGATACCCTTATTTGGTTTGATTTGTTTACCTAGGTCATCGTAATTCAATAAAGATGGTGGAACCAACTGGCCGAgttcttttatcttttgctttattaattctcttcttctccttTCGACGGCATTATGAAACTCTCTTTTGCGCCTCAGTTTCTCATCAGAAGTTAACCCGCCTAAAATCTTTGGAACACTTCCAGGTCCTATATTTTCAGTCATATTGCTACTTATTGAAGTGTGTCTTGTTCTGGGTGTGTTTATGCTACCATGCctaaaagaagatgaaaggAAACTTCCTGCACGAAATGACGATGATGGTGATCTTACCTTTGGGGAATATGTGGAAGATACGGATGCTGGGCCCAAGCTTTGTGGATTataagaaaatgatgatgaatatgTGTTTGGTGTCATCATATCAGAATTGATGCTAGAAGATAAAGAGGAGCTCAAATCATCAGTTAAGTTATACATTGTGTCATCGGTGCCA
Encoded here:
- the SEA4 gene encoding Sea4p (Subunit of SEACAT, a subcomplex of the SEA complex; Sea4p, along with Rtc1p and Mtc5p, redundantly inhibit the TORC1 inhibitory role of the Iml1p/SEACIT (Iml1p-Npr2p-Npr3p) subcomplex, a GAP for GTPase Gtr1p (EGOC subunit) in response to amino acid limitation, thereby resulting in activation of TORC1 signaling; SEA is a coatomer-related complex that associates dynamically with the vacuole; contains an N-terminal beta-propeller fold and a C-terminal RING motif), with the translated sequence MGLIKKVTHWSYDNLIDYLSVNPTRDEVTHYKVDPENESDESIIKLHTVKDFGSITCLDYSESEIGMIGVGEKNGYLRIFNISGQNSSSPASHAPVGLNANNETSMTNASGGKAAQAENIVGSVSNLKDTQGYPVSETNYDIRVRAKKQRCINSLGINTNGLIAMGLDRNKHDSSLQIWDMNYHDDSHETINPMFSYCTNESIVSLKFLNDTSVLAASTKFLKEIDVRSPNPIYQHPTRLTYDIKLNPFNDWQFSTYGDDGTLAIWDRRKLSDQASLGDLNVASPLLTFEKLVGSGAASRKYMNSCFRWSCVRNNEFATLHRGDTIKRWRLGYYCDSNRDIAADDDNEMNIENLFVSSVHDTNTMYDRVATFDYIPRSNNGTSLICMRQSGTIYRMPISEVCSKAILNNRNSLLLSNFENTEIDEIRVNNEHEKSNLENVKTILKNLSFEDLDVSEDYFPSGHDEPNNEIEYSELSEEENEGSNDVLDSKRGFELFWKPEKLLEKDISVIMRTRASLGYGLDPMNTVEMIDSSKNLQNNAYIRNTWRWIAIAKASVDDGTMVSGDLDLGYEGVIGIWNGINGISNQDRYRQETILSDKQLNKEMEKIIKLRRKNRDRNSPIANAAGSPKYVQRRLCLIISGWDLSRSDYEDKYNIIMKNGHYEKAAAWAVFFGDIPKAVEILGSAKKERLRLIATAIAGYLAYKDLPGNNAWRQQCRKMSSELDDPYLRVIFAFIADNDWWDILYEPAISLRERLGVALRFLNDTDLTTFLDRTSSTVIENGELEGLILTGITPNGIDLLQSYVNKTSDVQSAALISIFGSPRYFRDQRVDEWIQTYRDMLKSWELFSMRARFDVLRSKLSRTKTGVLTADIKPRQIYIQCQNCKQNINTPRTSSPSSAVSTSAGNYKNGEAYRRNNADYKKFNTGSSEAQAADEKPRHKYCCPHCGSSFPRCAICLMPLGTSNLPFVINGTQSRDPMQTEDSQDGANRELVSRKLKLNEWFSFCLSCNHGMHAGHAEEWFDRHNVCPTPGCTCQCNK
- the RTG3 gene encoding Rtg3p (bHLH/Zip transcription factor for retrograde (RTG) and TOR pathways; forms a complex with another bHLH/Zip protein, Rtg1p, to activate the pathways; target of Hog1p), whose product is MMNNNESEAENQRLLDELMNQTKVLQETLDFSLVTPTPHHNDDYKIHGSAYPGGETPAQQHEKLSYINTHNSNDNNNLMGSQARSNSQTPTASTIYEEAESQSSYLDDMFRTSQGGRPVTQNSISSIGQGPLRSSYSMAYDSPVDRAMNTPLQQQEGLKAELPHDFLFQHGTDDTMYNLTDDLSSSLSSSINSDMMTPNTYSSSFSYNPQSLGPASVSSTYSPKVRSPSSSFRAGSFLSSSFRHGSINTPRTRHTSISSNMTENIGPGSVPKILGGLTSDEKLRRKREFHNAVERRRRELIKQKIKELGQLVPPSLLNYDDLGKQIKPNKGIILDRTVEYLQYLAEILEIQARKKKALLAKIKELEEKKSSVAALSPFTNNHHASSGQNNSENSEERIIDIRSVPNALMNEQNSKAELHNWEPPLYDSVGNHNHAGTMESHPHTNIHEELKEFLSGDLIEAEDNAKLMFGDDNSNPADYLLEFGSG